One Desulfovibrio sp. TomC DNA segment encodes these proteins:
- a CDS encoding recombinase family protein has translation MILGYARISTDKQDLSSQIVRLKQAGAKRIYQDVMSGKRFDRPGLTEMMEFAREGDTLCVVRLDRLGRSMRELLEIMDRLKALKVGFKSLEEQLDTTSAAGSLVFHVFAALADFERGLIAERTRDGLAVARANGNMPGRPKIDDAKIKLAQRLLAEGHSKAAAARAAGISRATFLRRLAQL, from the coding sequence ATGATACTTGGATACGCAAGAATTAGCACTGACAAACAAGATCTTAGTTCCCAGATAGTACGTTTAAAACAAGCTGGGGCCAAGCGTATCTACCAGGATGTCATGAGTGGAAAACGCTTCGACCGACCGGGATTAACCGAAATGATGGAGTTTGCGCGAGAGGGGGATACCCTCTGTGTGGTACGCCTTGATCGCTTGGGGCGCTCCATGCGGGAACTCCTGGAGATAATGGACCGCCTTAAGGCCCTCAAGGTGGGTTTCAAATCCCTGGAGGAACAGCTCGACACTACTTCGGCAGCTGGTTCCTTGGTCTTTCATGTTTTTGCCGCATTGGCCGACTTTGAGCGCGGCCTTATAGCCGAGCGAACTCGTGATGGCTTGGCCGTGGCCAGAGCCAATGGTAATATGCCTGGTAGGCCCAAGATCGACGACGCCAAGATCAAACTTGCTCAACGCCTCCTGGCTGAAGGCCATTCCAAAGCCGCAGCGGCCCGGGCCGCAGGCATCAGCCGAGCCACCTTCCTTCGTCGTCTTGCGCAACTATAG
- a CDS encoding nucleotidyl transferase AbiEii/AbiGii toxin family protein: MKWQNSSINSWKDLLLSAIPALNELPKELEWELGGGTALMLSINHRLSKDVDIFFENARALKLLAPSTNERTRRICDEWQQPGHYIKLVKYDKGEIDFLVSRTFEDSPVKLYNFSHNGIVQVIRIETPKEILSKKIFHRASQFTIRDIFDVAAVVEKDKLVLNRLSPDVIEKLPLAIDRIKTLRNEYKIDIEKYVMPIEVSNNVLSEAPDIAIEKLSKELERAEKEERKLNNDFGL, from the coding sequence ATGAAATGGCAAAATAGTTCCATAAATTCCTGGAAAGACTTATTGCTCTCTGCGATTCCAGCATTAAACGAATTGCCCAAAGAACTAGAATGGGAGTTAGGTGGCGGAACAGCGTTGATGTTGTCGATTAATCACAGACTAAGCAAAGATGTTGATATTTTTTTTGAAAATGCAAGAGCACTCAAGCTTCTAGCTCCCAGCACAAACGAACGAACCAGGCGTATTTGCGATGAGTGGCAACAGCCAGGTCATTATATTAAATTAGTAAAATACGACAAAGGCGAAATTGATTTTTTAGTAAGCAGAACATTCGAAGACAGCCCAGTAAAATTATATAATTTCTCACACAACGGCATTGTGCAAGTTATAAGAATTGAAACACCAAAGGAAATTTTGTCTAAAAAAATTTTCCATCGCGCCTCTCAATTTACTATTAGAGATATATTTGATGTTGCAGCTGTTGTAGAGAAAGATAAATTAGTCTTGAATCGCCTGAGCCCTGACGTCATTGAAAAACTGCCCCTGGCAATTGATAGAATTAAAACATTACGAAATGAATATAAAATTGACATTGAAAAGTATGTCATGCCGATTGAAGTCTCAAATAATGTGTTAAGCGAAGCTCCGGACATAGCTATTGAAAAGTTGTCAAAAGAACTCGAAAGAGCGGAGAAAGAGGAGAGGAAACTGAACAATGACTTTGGACTTTAG